A window of Arcobacter acticola genomic DNA:
TATCCAGATAATATTGCAAATGTTATAGTAGGAAATGAGACTCTTCTTAGAGCTGATTTAGAGGAAGAAGAATTATTCGCTTATATTGATTTTGTTGCAGAATTTACTAATAAACCAATCACTTGTGCTGAGACATGGGATGTTTGGGAAAGAATTCCAGATCTTGCAAAACATGTAGATTTTATCACTATTCACATCTTACCTTATTGGGAAAAAGTGCCTATAGATAGATTCAATGATTTTATTATTGAAAAATATACTCTTGTTGAAAAGTTATTTCCTTATACAAAGATAAATATTGGGGAAACAGGATGGCCAAGTCATGGGTATAATAATAATAACGCCGTTCCAAGTTTAAAAAATCAAGCTGTAGCAATTAGAGGTTTTATAAATCTTGCTTCTGAAAAAGGTTGGGATTATAATATTGTTGAAGCATTTGATCAACAATGGAAAGGTTATGATGAGGGAAATGTTGGACAATATTGGGGAATTTTCACATCTGATAGAGAATTAAAATTCTATTTAAGTGGTGATATTGAATTAAATCAATATTGGCTATACCAAATGATTGCTGCAATTATTATTGGAGCTTTATTAACATTATTTGGACTTAGAAACCAAAAAATGAATATCAATCATGCATTAGCTTATGCTGTTACAGCTCAAGGTATGGCATTTGGTATTGTAATGGCTGTTATTTATCCATTTGCAAACTATATGAACTTTGGTATGTGGGTTATGTGGGGAATGGGAACATTCTTAATGATTCCATTAATCATTATTACTCTTGCTAAGGCAAATGAATTATTTAGAAATTCTTTAGGAGTTGGACCAGAAAGACTAGTACCTCTTGATTTAAGATCAGATAATATTCCATTTGTTTCAATTCATGTTCCTGCATATAAAGAGCAACCTCATGTATTAGCAGAAACATTACAAGCATTATCAAGATTAAATTACCCTAACTATGAAGTTTTAGTAATTATTAATAATACTTCAGAAGAGTATTACTGGAAGCCAATTGAAAAGTTATGTCAAGAACTTGGAGATAAATTTGTATTTATGAATATCACATGTACTGGATTTAAAGCGGGTGCTTTAAATGCTGCACTGGATTATACAAATAAAAAAGCTGAAATTATTGCTGTTATTGATGCAGATTATGTTGTTGAGTCTCCTTGGTTAATTGATTTAGTTCCTTTATTTGATGATCCAAAAGTAGCAATCGTTCAAGCTCCTCAAGATCACAGAGATGGAAATGAATCAATTATAAAGGCTGCTATGAATGCAGAATATGCAGGATTCTTTGATATTGGTATGATTGATAGAAATGAAGAAAATGCTATTGTTGTTCACGGAACTATGGTAATGGTTAGATTAAGTGCCATGATGGAAGTTGGTGGTTGGGGAACTGATACTATTGTTGAAGATAGTGAATTAGGTCTTAGATTATTTGAAGCTGGTTACCTTGCACACTATACAAATAGAAGATATGGTTATGGATTACTTCCTGATACTATTGAAGCATTTAAAACACAACGTCATAGATGGGCTTATGGTGCTATTCAAATTCTTAAAAAACACTGGAGAGAATTTACACCATCAGCTACAAAATTAACATCTAGACAAAAAAATAAATTTGTTGCTGGTTGGTTCTTTTGGTTAAGTGATGCTTTAGGTCCTGTTATGGCTATTATGAATATTATTTGGGTTCCTGTTATTATATTTGTTGGGGTTACAATTCCAACAATTCCATTAACAATTCCAATTATTACAGCATTTTTAGTAAATGTTTTACATACTTTTATTTTATATAGAATCAAAGTAAAAACATCATTTAAAAATACAATTTTAAGTTCTATAGCATCTATGAGTTTACAGTTAATTATTTTCAAAGCTGTTTTTGATGGTTTTGTAAAAGATGGTTTACCGTTTAAAAGAACAGATAAAGGTGGTAAAGCTAAAAAAGCAGCTACCGCTACTAACCCTATTAAATATGAAACTATTTTAGGTACATTATTGTTAATATCATTTTTCGGTTTAATATTTACAAATTATACAGGTATTACTGAAATTTATGTTTTTGCAGCAACTATATTTATTCAAAGTATTCCTTATATCTCAGCAATTATTATGAGAATATTAGAAGTACAATCTTTAAAAAATCAGAAGTCTTAATAAGACTTCTGATTTCCTAACAAATTTCAAATATTTTTCTAAAATAACTCTTTTTAAATCTACTATTTATTAACTATTCTGTATATTACGCATCCAAAAAAATTCCATGACAAGGATTAAATAATCAATAAAATAATTATCTATTTATTATTATCTACAAGTTTATTTTCAAATGATTTCAAGTTAAATGCACTTGCAAAAGAACAGAAAAGTTTAATTAATAAATATGAAATGAATATAAAAATAGCCAAAGCAAAAAGATTATATGAAAGAATAAACCTTTTATCTCAAACACTAAACTGTTTTAAAAACTCACATAGTAAAAAAGATATAACAAATTGTAAATATGAAGAGCAAAAAAAGATTATGGAAATAATAAGTAAGTGAAATTAGAAGCCAAAAAATGACTTCTAATAATATAGTTTTCTAATCGATAGGAACTACAGGGTTAAGTGTTGATGTATTATGTAAGAAGTGTCTATGTTTTTCAAATTGATCGATAATATCAATCACAATTGCATCTTCATCATAACCATAAATATCATAAGCTTTATTTCCATCTTGTAAGTAAACCTCTGCTCGAGCGTATTTTTTTTGCTCTTTAGTAGGATTTACAGACTCAGGATAAGCATAACTTGGAGTATCATAATTTCTAGCACGTACTTCATAAATAAAGTCAAAATCATTTGAATGCTCAACTCTAATAACAGAAATTGCACTTGCTTTATCATTTGAAATATCTACGTTCCATGAGTAATTATTAAGCTCTTCTTTTACAGCTTGCATTGCTGTAAGAACATCTTCATTAATAAATCTTTTTGTTTCTTCAACTTTAGGAAACTCAATAATTCTATTAAGTCTTACTTTCCATGTTCCACTAATTTTTCCATGACGACCTGCATTCATATGGTGTCTTAAACTTTCATTTCTAATTGTTTCAAGATTAAGTGCTTTATACAGCCCCCAACAAGCAATTAACATAACAATAGCAAAAGGTAAAGCTATAATAATTGAAGCTGATTGTAAAGCTCCTAAACCACCTGCAAGTAATAAAGCAATTGCAACAATACCTTGAGTAACTGCCCAAAAAATTCTTTGCCAAACTGGATTATTATCTTTCCCACCTGATGCTATTGTATCAACTACAAGCGATCCTGAATCTGATGATGTAACAAAAAATGTAACAACTAAAATAATTGCTATTATTGAAGTAATACTTGCAAATGGGAAATGCTCTAAAAATTTAAATAAAGCTGTTGAAACATCAGCTGAAACAGCTGTTGATAACATAGTAAAACCATCATTCATAATTGCATCTAATGCACTATTTCCAAACACAGTCATCCATAAAAATGTAAATCCAACAGGAACAAATAAAACTCCAATTACGAACTCTCTGATTGTTCTACCTCTTGATACACGAGCTATAAACATCCCAACAAAAGGAGCCCAAGCAATCCACCAAGCCCAATAAAATAAAGTCCATGAACTAATCCATGAAGTTTTATCATAAGCATATTGATTAAAAGTCATAAATACAACATTTGATAAATAAGAACCTATATTTTGAATAAATGCATTTAATAAAAAAAATGTAGGACCAGCTAAAAAAATAAATAGTACTAAAAAACCAGCTAAATAAAGATTTAACTCTGATAATCTTTTAATTCCACCATCAAGACCTAAAACAACTGAAATTGTTGCAAGTGCTGTAATAATAGCTATTAAAATTATTTGATTTGTAATATCAACAGGAATATCAAAAAGATAATTTAATCCTGAATTCACTTGTAAAACACCAAATCCAAGAGAAGTTGCAACTCCAAAAACTGTTCCTAAAACGGCAATGGTATCAACACTATGTCCAATTCCACCATATATTTTATCTCCTATTAAAGGATATAACGCAGATCTAATAGATAATGGTAAGCCATGTCTAAAAGAAAAATATGCTAATACTAAACCAACAACAGCATAAATTCCCCAAGCATGTAGTCCCCAGTGAAAAAATACTATATTCATAGCCATCTTAGCTGATTCTATACTTTCAGCTGTTCCAACAGGAGGTGATACATAATGCATTACAGGTTCTGCAACACCCCAAAACATAAGCCCTATTCCCATTCCAGCTGAAAAAAGCATAGCAAACCAAGAAAGATTTGAATATGCAGGTTTTGATTGATCAGGGCCTAATCTAAACTTTCCAAAGGGAGAGATTGCTAAAAATAGTACAAATAGTGTAAAAATTCCTACACTTAACATATAAAGCCAACCAAATTTTTCTGCTACAAAGTTTTTAACTGTACTAAAAACCTCGCTTGCAACTTGGGGCATTATCATCGTAAAGACCACTAATATTACTATAAATAATACAGATGGTATAAATACTGGTTTTAAGATCGTTGTCTTAATTTCTTGACTCATTATTTTCCTTTTCATTTTCTAAATTTTGTTCTAAGTCTAGTTCTAAAACCACACTTCCTGAAGCCACGGGAATATTTACAAACACACTCATATCATCATCTGCAATTCGTTTTTTAGATAGTGAATAGAAACCTAAAAAAACACCTAATATTGCAAAAATGACAAAAATAAATTCACTATAGTAATAAAGTCCAAATCCTAATATTATTGGAGCAAGAAATGATCCTAATCCATAAGTAAATAAAAGTGCTCTACTAATTTCAACTATATCTTTATTTTCATCTACAACATCATTAGCTCTTGCAAGTGCTAAGGGATAGATTGAGAAAATACTAAAACCTAATAAAACTCCTAATACATAAATCATATTCTCATAAGATAAAACAAAAATAAATAATGTAGAAATAAGAGCTATATAAAAGCCATTGTAAGCAAGAAGTTTTCTTCTTCCATACTTATCAGATAATAGTCCTATTGGCCATTGAGAGATAAGACCTCCAATAATAGAGCAAGCCATAAATAAAGAGAGCATTTCAATAGAAGAATATTTTTGAATTAAATATATAGGTATCATTGTAAAAAATCCACCAACTAAAAAACCACCAATAAAACTGCCCATTAATGCCAAAGGTACCACTGAAAAAAGCTTCGGGAAACTATATTTTTCAAAAGGTTTTAAAATAGGCTCTTTAATCTTTGTCATTGATATAAATAAAACAGAAAAAAGTATTAATACTGAGCCTAAAATAAAAATAATATAAGTAGTATCCCCTTTTATATTTAAAAAAAGTTGCCCCACTGCAGTTGCTAGATAAAAGATAATTGTATAAATAGCAAGTATTTTTCCCCTATGAGTTTGGCTAGACTTTTCATTTAACCAACTTTCTAATATTATAAGTAATGCATAAAATGCAAAACCTGAAATAAAACGTAATATAGCCCAAAGGTACTCATTAAAAAACAAAGCTTGAACTAAAAATGAGATAACCATCAAAGATGCAAATGTAGCAAAACTTCTAATATGCCCAACAGAAGATATAATCTTTTGACTAAAAATAGATGAGCCAATTGCTCCTAAAAAAAACGAAGCATTAATAAGACCAATTATTGCATCATTTAAACCTAATTCTTTTAGATAAACTCCAACATAAGTAAGTATCATTCCATAACCAATTGCTAAAAATGCTATTGCAAAAAATAAAGAAGAAATAGGACTTAGTGAAAATTTTTCTATGTACGAGTGTGTGTTTGTATTGTCATTCATATGCCCAAAATAACATATTTTGTCTTAATTTTTACTGTTAATTATATTTTTGTTTCTTTAAAGTAATCATATTATTATATAATAATAACAAAATATAATATGGGAAAAATCATGAATGTAAAAAAATTAATATCTTATTTAACTTGTGAGAAATTTGAAAAAGAGGTATTTAAAAGTATAGAGGAACGATATAAATGTAATATTATAAAAGATGCAATTATTATAAATATAAAAGAAAATCAAGAAATAATATTATTTAACTATGGTGTTCTAATTTCTTGGAATGTAGAATTTGAAAATATAAAATTTTTTATGGATTTTATAAAAAACTTTCAAGTAAATAGTTTTGAAATTCCATTTATTGAAGAATTAAATTATACATTTGAAAGCGAATTCAAAATAAACTTTGACACAATTTATTTAAATGATTTGTCATCTATATCAAAAATAGCAATTTCTCAAGCTTTATCTCAAAATGTAAAATTAGATCAATTTGAAAAAGAGGTACAAACAAGTATTGAAAATAATTCAAATATTCCTTTACAATTAGCACAAACAGGAAAAATAAAATTAACAAAAAAAGAGATTTCTAAGAAAATTGGAGAATTATTTTTAGTAAAAAGTAAAATAAATTTACATTATGATTTACTTGATACTCCTGAGTTTTTCTGGGAATATCCTGAATATGAAAATCAATATGAAAAAATGATTAAATATTTAGATATTAAATCTAGAGTAGAAGTTTTAAATAAAAAAGTTGAAATTATTCAAGAACTGTTGCATGTTTTAGGAGATGAACAAAAGCATAGATATTCATCTTTTTTAGAATGGATAATTATTATTTTAATTGCTTTTGAAATAGTTATAAATCTTAAAGATCACTTTTGGTAGGAGTTCAAATCAGGAAAGTTACTTCTTAAACTTTCCATAAACCATACAGCTGGGTCATGTTTTATAGTTCTATATTTAGCATCTCTTTCTAAAAATAAAGGATGATTTTCAAACTTTGTATATTCATAATGACCAATTAGATATTCAATAGTTTTATACTTTTCTTTTAAATATTTAACTAACTCTATATTTGCTTTTAGTTGCTCTTGTGTTAACTCTTTTTTATTGCCACCAATATTTTCTATTCCAATACTTGAAAGATTTAAACCTATTACATGTCTTGCCATATAAGTTTCTGGCATTAAAGCATAAATACTCCCATCAAAATCTACTAAAAAATGTGCTGATACATTTAAGTTCCCAGCTTTCATTATGTAGTTTCTATCAGCTGTTAAAGTCTCTGAGTTAAATCTATCATATGATTCTTTTAAATCATCCATTGCAGTATGATGAATAACAATAACTTTAGGAACTATATATATATTCTCAACATCTAAGCCATAAGAGTTTTTTATATATTCTTTTGTTAAATCAATTCTTTTTTGTGTAAAATTTAAAGGCATTTGTTTAATTTCAATAGAATTTGCATAAATAAAAAGGGATAATATTAGTAAAAATTTTTTCATAGTGCAATTGTAACAGATTTTTTGTGAATTTCATTTGTTAATTAAATGAATAAAACTATATAATATAGTACAAATAAAAAGGAAGCTTATGCAAAATATAAAAGAAAATTTAAAAGATTTAGTGGAAAACACTATGATTCCTGAAGTTGAAAATTATTTAGAAGATTTATTTAAACTTTTAGAAACAAATTCACAAACTCCTGATGATGTATTAGCAATAGAAGAAATGGAGTCATTTTTAGTTGAATTACAAAATATTTTAGCAGTTATAGAAGAAGACAAAATGCCAGATAGTGAATATCAAAGAATTTATGATTATATTATGCAAAACATAGATGAGCATGCACATGGACATGAACTTGAGCAACAAGAAGATTAGAAATCTACTTATTTTCTAACTTAACTAAAGCCTCTTCCACCAATAAACGCCCTACTTCAAAATGGGCATGAACAAATTTTTTAATATTTAAATCTTTTAGTAAAGCTTTTTCATCTAGTGATTCAATTTTTAATAAGATATTAGCTTCCTTATGAAATTTTAAAACTGCTTCACAAATCAATCTTTTCATATGAGTATCACTAACAGTTATTATCACACTAGATGCCTCATCTACTTTTAAAGACTCCAAAACAGGCAACTTATCTAAGTGTCCAAAGTATGCCATATATCCCAGTTTTCTTCCAAGAAGTACATGTCTTAAATCATCTGAAATTATTACAAAAGGAATATTTCTTTCACTTAAATCTCGTGCAATTACCCTTCCTAAAATGGAAAATCCACAAATTACAATATGATTTTTTGCTTTAATTGGTGTAATTTTATCAGATTCATAAAACTCAACAACAAAATATGATGCAATTTTATAAATATTATTTACTATAAATGGTGTTAATATCATAGATAAAACTGAAATTAGTATCAGAAAACTTGCTATTTCATGTGAAATCAGATTGTTATGTGAAGCTAAGGCAAAAATAGCAAAAGAAAATTCTCCAACTTGACAAAGGGCAAAAGCTGATTTAATAGCTGTACTTTTATCTGATTTTCTTCTAATAATTACATAAACAACTAAAGCTTTAATAAGCATGATAGCTATAAAAATAACCAAAATTATATGCACATTATATAAAAAATATAAGGCATCTATTTTTGTTCCTACACTAAAGAAAAATGCTCCTAAAAGAAGATCTTTATAACTAGAAATATCAGATTCAACTTTTACACTAAAGTTTGTATCAGAAATAATCATACCTGCTATAAATGCTCCCAAAGAGTACGTAAATCCAACTTCATGAGCTAAAAGAGATGTTCCTATAACTATTGATAAAACAGACCCTAAAAATAACTCCTCTATTCTTGTATCTGATGCAAATTTTAAAAGCCAAGAGATAATCTTTTTTCCAACTGTAAACATAAAAAATATAATTGCAAGTGCTAGAACAAAGGTTTTAGCTAATACTTCACCTATAGATAAAGTATCATTTGTCAAAAATGTAATTAAAAGTAAAATAGGAATAACAGCTAAATCTTGGAAAATCAAAATAGCTGTTGATTTCTCACCATAAGGAGTATGATTATCCTTTGATTGTTTTAAATAAGTTAAAACAATTGCAGTTGAAGATAAAGAAAAAGCCAAAGAAACTATAAGTGAAACTTCAAGCCCTAAATCAAAAACAAAAAAAGTCACAAGATATATTAATACAGCACTAACACTTACTTGTAAAAAACCATTTAAAAGTAAAATTTCTTTCATTTTTTTAATTTTATCAAAGCTCATTTCAAGACCAATTGTAAACATCAAAAATACAATTCCAAATTCAGCAATAAGCTCTAAAGAACCTATATCAACACCATTAAAATTAAAGCCATAACTAATAAGAGTACCTGTTATTATATATCCGATAATATGGGAAATGCCAAATTTTTTTAATATAATATTTAAGATTGTAGCTATAAAAATAGTTAAAAATAGCGTTAGTAAAATATTTTCCATATTTCTCTTTTTTATAAAATGTATAAAAATTATATCAAAAAATGATTTGGTTATTTTATAATTAACTGTATAAAATATAATCTATGAATCTTCTTTCATAAAAATGCAAAAAATTTTTAAATAAAACATAAATTAGATATAATTCCCAAAAGGATTTATATGAAAAAAACATTCCAACTAATAGTTGAAAACAAAAACAAAGATAGACAAGTTGATTCTATAAAAAATGAAGTAAGAAAATATATCAAAAGAGAAAGAAGTAAAAAATTACCTGAAAAATGTAACTACTGGAATTTTGATTGTAAATTTGGTAAAACTGAAGAAGAAGCTGTAACAATCAGATTTGTAGATATTACAAAATCAATTGACATAGCAGCTAGTGAAAATCTTGATAGTTTCTTTTTAGAACTAGTAGCACGTGCTGAATTTAGAAAGCCAAAAGAAAAAGGTCAAGAAAATGAAGATGAATTAGAAGATTAATTTTCTTCTATTTCATTATGTATGATAATATGAAAACTGATCATCTTTCTCTTTTAATTTATATCTCTTAGATAATGACTCAAAAAATGCCTTACCTAATTCTTCACATTTTAAAGCTTCAAAAGTAAGTGCTTCATCTAACATTGGATTTATTATTAATTGATTTAATATATTTATATTTAAAGTAGGATTAATTCTTTTTTCTAAAATAACTTCATCATTTTGACAAATAAACCCTTCTTCTAAAACTTTTGCATACCAACCAGTTAATCCATTATCAAAAATAATTTTTGTCATATCTTGTTCATTTGTATTAGCACTTAATTTCCAACAAGGCTGTCTAGGTTGTGTTATTTGTACTTTAGTTTGCCCTATTTTTAAAATATCTCCAATACAAATATCTTCTTCACAAATATTTGATAAAATAAGATTCTCTCCAAAATATGCCATATCTGTCATTTCAAAACTATCATTAAAAAAAGAATTTATTTTTTTGTAAGTTAAGGCAGAAAAAAGAAATAAGGCTTTATTAATTCCTCAATGATGAAGCAAATCACCTTGCTCATCATTTTTAAATCCAGTTTTTGTAAGATATGCTTTTAAAACTGGATATTTTTTTATTCCTGAAACTAATTCACTTCTTTTATTTTCTATTTTTGTTGTACTTACTTTTCCAACTTTTATATATAAAACATTTGAGATTTTTTCATTCATTTAAAGCTGCCTTATTCAAAAAATTATGATTTTCTAAATTTCAATACTATAAAAAGAAGAGAAGATCTCATCTTTTAGTAAAGTAATTATTCCTTTTTTATCTTCTAAATTTTTTGAAGAATCAAAGCTATCCGCAACACCAAACCAAGGTTCAATACATAAAAAAGGCGCTCCACTTGGTTTTGACCAAAGACCTAAATAAGGGAACTTTTCAAATTCTAATCTTATATTCTTTGTATTTTTCATATTTTTAAAAGATATTGTTTTAATAGATAAATCATTAAAAACTAAAGCATCATCTTTAAATAACTCTTCACTTAAAGGTATTTTATTTTCAATAATCTTTAAATCTGCATTATCATAAACTAAACCTTTATCATTTAAAAAATATCTTTTTGTATTTTGAATATTATTAAATTTAAAATAAGCATCATTTTTTTCTTCATTATCTAAAGGCCAATTAAAAGCCGGATGAGCTCCTATGGAAAAAAGCATTTCACCATTTGTTTTATTTCTTACTTCATAAGATATTACTAATTTATTTTCTACTAACTCATAAGAGATATCTAGTTCAAATAAAAAAGGATATTTTTCTAAACTCTTTTCATTACTTTGAAGCCTAAACTTTAAGTAATCATCTTCTTTTTTTACAAGCTCAAACTCACAATCTCTTGCAAATCCATGTTGAGTCATATTATATTTTTTATCTTTATAAAAATACTCATCATCTTTTAGTCTTCCAACTATTGGGAAAAGTATCGGGGCATGACGATTCCAATATTGTGGATTGGCTTGCCAAATATATTCTAGGTTTTCATCTGTTTTTTTCAAGCTATTTAATTGTGCTCCAAATGAGTCAATTTGAGCTGCTATATGAGTGTTTTTTATTTGAAAATTCAATTTATTATTCCTTTTATTTTTAATGCTTCCATAGTAATTTCTTTTCGTAATGGCAAATCTTTCATTCCATGGGTAATTATGTTTGTAGCAAAAAACCAAACATCATCTTTAGTTTCGATATATCCAACATACCAACCACTTTCAGACTCAAATCTTGTACTCCACCCACTTTTTGCTCTAAGTATAAAATTCTCATTTTTTTCTTCTATCATAATATTTTTTAATGTATTTATATTTTCTATTTCAAAAGGTAAATCATTTTTATATAGCTTCTTTAAAAAATGAACTTGTTCAAAAGCAGTGATTTTCAAAGATCCATCCAACCAAAAATCACTCACATCTTGCCCAATAGCTTTATTTCCATAATTTAGTTTTTCTAAATATTCTTTATATTTTGAAGCTGCAATTTTTAAAGTAAACTCTTTATAACACCAAACACATGATAATTTAAACGCTGACTCTAAAGTTTGATCTTTATTCCAAGGGGTCATTCCTTTGTCAGTTTTATCCCAAAAAATTATAGAATCTGCTCTAATTACACCTTCATTTAGTGCCATTAAAGTATGAGGAATTTTAAATGTAGAAGCAGGACTCAAAAGAGTTTCAGCTCTTTTTTCATTATATATATAAAATTTTTTTGTATTTAAAGACTCTAAAACAAGAGTTCCTTCAATATTCTTATTTTTAAAAATATTTTCTAAGTCACTATCACTTGCCATTAAAAATGAATTGAAAACAAAAGTTATGAATAAAAATAGTTTAATTTTAGATAGGTTGATTTTAATAGACATTAAAACTCCATTGAAAATTTTATTGTTTAATTTTAACAAAATATATTGATAATTTTTATAAATATCGATAAAATAAAATATAATCTTTATAAAAGGATAAATTATGCAAACATCAATGTACAAACAAAGAAGTTTTCAAGATGAGATTTTAGAAAGTTTTGACTCAGCGTTTAAACAAGTAAAGTCATTTTTGTATAAACATCATACTTTACTTGCATATTTTTAAAATCTAGTTATTTTTAAAACCAGAATTAGTTCTTCTATTTTT
This region includes:
- a CDS encoding RMD1 family protein gives rise to the protein MNVKKLISYLTCEKFEKEVFKSIEERYKCNIIKDAIIINIKENQEIILFNYGVLISWNVEFENIKFFMDFIKNFQVNSFEIPFIEELNYTFESEFKINFDTIYLNDLSSISKIAISQALSQNVKLDQFEKEVQTSIENNSNIPLQLAQTGKIKLTKKEISKKIGELFLVKSKINLHYDLLDTPEFFWEYPEYENQYEKMIKYLDIKSRVEVLNKKVEIIQELLHVLGDEQKHRYSSFLEWIIIILIAFEIVINLKDHFW
- a CDS encoding peptidoglycan recognition protein family protein; this encodes MKKFLLILSLFIYANSIEIKQMPLNFTQKRIDLTKEYIKNSYGLDVENIYIVPKVIVIHHTAMDDLKESYDRFNSETLTADRNYIMKAGNLNVSAHFLVDFDGSIYALMPETYMARHVIGLNLSSIGIENIGGNKKELTQEQLKANIELVKYLKEKYKTIEYLIGHYEYTKFENHPLFLERDAKYRTIKHDPAVWFMESLRSNFPDLNSYQK
- a CDS encoding glycosyltransferase family 2 protein codes for the protein MAGLFQVFFWITQDNRVSLIETSFEKVESLSYSPFEGYDKKVLSPEQIEEDVSMLSHFTTKLRTYSTADAKVILEATSKTDIPIDLGIWISGDHKENHLEIQRALKLLEKYPDNIANVIVGNETLLRADLEEEELFAYIDFVAEFTNKPITCAETWDVWERIPDLAKHVDFITIHILPYWEKVPIDRFNDFIIEKYTLVEKLFPYTKINIGETGWPSHGYNNNNAVPSLKNQAVAIRGFINLASEKGWDYNIVEAFDQQWKGYDEGNVGQYWGIFTSDRELKFYLSGDIELNQYWLYQMIAAIIIGALLTLFGLRNQKMNINHALAYAVTAQGMAFGIVMAVIYPFANYMNFGMWVMWGMGTFLMIPLIIITLAKANELFRNSLGVGPERLVPLDLRSDNIPFVSIHVPAYKEQPHVLAETLQALSRLNYPNYEVLVIINNTSEEYYWKPIEKLCQELGDKFVFMNITCTGFKAGALNAALDYTNKKAEIIAVIDADYVVESPWLIDLVPLFDDPKVAIVQAPQDHRDGNESIIKAAMNAEYAGFFDIGMIDRNEENAIVVHGTMVMVRLSAMMEVGGWGTDTIVEDSELGLRLFEAGYLAHYTNRRYGYGLLPDTIEAFKTQRHRWAYGAIQILKKHWREFTPSATKLTSRQKNKFVAGWFFWLSDALGPVMAIMNIIWVPVIIFVGVTIPTIPLTIPIITAFLVNVLHTFILYRIKVKTSFKNTILSSIASMSLQLIIFKAVFDGFVKDGLPFKRTDKGGKAKKAATATNPIKYETILGTLLLISFFGLIFTNYTGITEIYVFAATIFIQSIPYISAIIMRILEVQSLKNQKS
- a CDS encoding MFS transporter; translated protein: MNDNTNTHSYIEKFSLSPISSLFFAIAFLAIGYGMILTYVGVYLKELGLNDAIIGLINASFFLGAIGSSIFSQKIISSVGHIRSFATFASLMVISFLVQALFFNEYLWAILRFISGFAFYALLIILESWLNEKSSQTHRGKILAIYTIIFYLATAVGQLFLNIKGDTTYIIFILGSVLILFSVLFISMTKIKEPILKPFEKYSFPKLFSVVPLALMGSFIGGFLVGGFFTMIPIYLIQKYSSIEMLSLFMACSIIGGLISQWPIGLLSDKYGRRKLLAYNGFYIALISTLFIFVLSYENMIYVLGVLLGFSIFSIYPLALARANDVVDENKDIVEISRALLFTYGLGSFLAPIILGFGLYYYSEFIFVIFAILGVFLGFYSLSKKRIADDDMSVFVNIPVASGSVVLELDLEQNLENEKENNESRN
- a CDS encoding DUF6172 family protein, translating into MKKTFQLIVENKNKDRQVDSIKNEVRKYIKRERSKKLPEKCNYWNFDCKFGKTEEEAVTIRFVDITKSIDIAASENLDSFFLELVARAEFRKPKEKGQENEDELED
- a CDS encoding BCCT family transporter; protein product: MSQEIKTTILKPVFIPSVLFIVILVVFTMIMPQVASEVFSTVKNFVAEKFGWLYMLSVGIFTLFVLFLAISPFGKFRLGPDQSKPAYSNLSWFAMLFSAGMGIGLMFWGVAEPVMHYVSPPVGTAESIESAKMAMNIVFFHWGLHAWGIYAVVGLVLAYFSFRHGLPLSIRSALYPLIGDKIYGGIGHSVDTIAVLGTVFGVATSLGFGVLQVNSGLNYLFDIPVDITNQIILIAIITALATISVVLGLDGGIKRLSELNLYLAGFLVLFIFLAGPTFFLLNAFIQNIGSYLSNVVFMTFNQYAYDKTSWISSWTLFYWAWWIAWAPFVGMFIARVSRGRTIREFVIGVLFVPVGFTFLWMTVFGNSALDAIMNDGFTMLSTAVSADVSTALFKFLEHFPFASITSIIAIILVVTFFVTSSDSGSLVVDTIASGGKDNNPVWQRIFWAVTQGIVAIALLLAGGLGALQSASIIIALPFAIVMLIACWGLYKALNLETIRNESLRHHMNAGRHGKISGTWKVRLNRIIEFPKVEETKRFINEDVLTAMQAVKEELNNYSWNVDISNDKASAISVIRVEHSNDFDFIYEVRARNYDTPSYAYPESVNPTKEQKKYARAEVYLQDGNKAYDIYGYDEDAIVIDIIDQFEKHRHFLHNTSTLNPVVPID
- a CDS encoding cation:proton antiporter is translated as MENILLTLFLTIFIATILNIILKKFGISHIIGYIITGTLISYGFNFNGVDIGSLELIAEFGIVFLMFTIGLEMSFDKIKKMKEILLLNGFLQVSVSAVLIYLVTFFVFDLGLEVSLIVSLAFSLSSTAIVLTYLKQSKDNHTPYGEKSTAILIFQDLAVIPILLLITFLTNDTLSIGEVLAKTFVLALAIIFFMFTVGKKIISWLLKFASDTRIEELFLGSVLSIVIGTSLLAHEVGFTYSLGAFIAGMIISDTNFSVKVESDISSYKDLLLGAFFFSVGTKIDALYFLYNVHIILVIFIAIMLIKALVVYVIIRRKSDKSTAIKSAFALCQVGEFSFAIFALASHNNLISHEIASFLILISVLSMILTPFIVNNIYKIASYFVVEFYESDKITPIKAKNHIVICGFSILGRVIARDLSERNIPFVIISDDLRHVLLGRKLGYMAYFGHLDKLPVLESLKVDEASSVIITVSDTHMKRLICEAVLKFHKEANILLKIESLDEKALLKDLNIKKFVHAHFEVGRLLVEEALVKLENK